One genomic segment of Paraburkholderia caffeinilytica includes these proteins:
- a CDS encoding LLM class flavin-dependent oxidoreductase: MTQRNLTFGIMLHGAGGHMNAWKHPAGPADASVNLDFITGVAQKAEANGVAFAFVADGLYINEKSIPHFLNRFEPISILSALATATSKIGLAGTLSTSYSHPFTVARQFASLDLISGGRAGWNVVTSPLEGSAKNYGGQHPDHELRYEIADEYLEVVQGLWDSWDDDAFVRERESGRFFNGDKLHTLDHKGRFFEVAGPLNIQRSPQGQPVIFQAGSSDSGIALAGKYADAVFTHSPSLEETKAFADQVRQSAVEHGRAATDVKIFPGIGPIVGTSAAEAEAKYRAIRDLLTIDDALAYLGRFFEHHDFTQYPLDQPFPELGDLGSNSFRSTTDRIKADAKRTGATLRQIALEVATPKTQFIGTGEQIADELIRWFDAGASDGFILGFPVQAEGLDDFVRYVIPALEARGRYSRTLTGATLRDHLGLPRRESRYVSAETA; the protein is encoded by the coding sequence ATGACTCAGCGAAATCTCACTTTTGGCATCATGCTGCACGGCGCGGGCGGCCACATGAATGCGTGGAAGCATCCGGCCGGTCCCGCGGATGCCAGCGTCAACCTGGATTTCATCACCGGCGTCGCGCAGAAGGCCGAGGCCAACGGCGTCGCGTTCGCATTCGTGGCCGATGGGCTTTATATCAATGAGAAGTCGATTCCTCACTTTCTCAACCGCTTCGAGCCCATCTCGATCCTTTCCGCACTGGCGACAGCGACTTCGAAGATCGGCCTTGCGGGCACGCTGTCGACTTCGTACAGCCATCCTTTTACGGTGGCGCGGCAGTTCGCGTCGCTCGACCTCATCAGCGGCGGGCGCGCGGGTTGGAACGTCGTGACGTCCCCGCTCGAAGGGTCCGCGAAGAACTACGGCGGTCAGCATCCGGACCACGAACTGCGCTACGAGATCGCCGACGAGTATCTCGAAGTAGTGCAGGGGCTCTGGGATAGCTGGGACGACGACGCCTTCGTTCGCGAACGCGAGAGCGGCCGTTTCTTCAACGGTGACAAGTTGCATACGCTCGATCACAAGGGACGGTTCTTCGAAGTCGCCGGGCCGCTGAACATTCAGCGCTCGCCGCAAGGACAGCCGGTGATTTTCCAGGCCGGTTCATCGGATTCGGGTATCGCGCTCGCCGGCAAATACGCGGACGCGGTGTTTACGCATTCGCCTTCGCTCGAAGAAACGAAGGCGTTTGCCGACCAGGTGCGTCAAAGCGCGGTCGAGCACGGGCGCGCGGCGACCGACGTGAAGATCTTCCCGGGCATCGGGCCGATCGTCGGCACGAGCGCGGCCGAAGCGGAGGCAAAGTATCGCGCGATCCGCGACCTGCTGACCATCGACGACGCGCTTGCCTATCTTGGGCGCTTTTTCGAGCATCACGACTTCACGCAATATCCGCTCGACCAACCGTTCCCCGAGCTGGGCGATCTCGGCTCGAACAGCTTCCGTTCGACGACCGACCGCATCAAGGCCGACGCAAAGCGTACCGGTGCAACGCTACGTCAGATCGCGCTGGAAGTGGCGACGCCGAAAACGCAATTCATCGGCACCGGCGAGCAGATTGCCGATGAGCTGATCCGCTGGTTCGACGCCGGCGCGTCCGACGGCTTCATCCTTGGCTTTCCGGTGCAGGCAGAAGGGCTGGACGATTTCGTTCGCTATGTGATTCCGGCGCTCGAGGCACGCGGACGCTATAGCCGCACGCTGACCGGGGCGACGCTGCGCGATCACCTCGGTTTGCCTCGCCGGGAAAGCCGTTATGTAAGCGCGGAAACCGCCTGA
- a CDS encoding GNAT family N-acetyltransferase: MVAAFSSVVPEDRFTYVSVHDPLARPLFDELAHEYGSRYAGLIKAEEISSELQRYPVEAFAPPHGAFVLLLRDGRAIAGGAFMRHADAGTAEFKRIWVSRSHRRQGLARRVLVELEAQAVGLRYTRVFLSTGPRQPEAIALYQASGYTLLSAHDFGEDEPPGYLFEKNLPTLPTD, translated from the coding sequence ATGGTCGCTGCGTTCTCGTCAGTTGTGCCGGAAGACCGTTTCACCTACGTCTCGGTTCACGACCCGCTGGCTCGTCCTTTGTTCGATGAACTAGCCCACGAGTACGGCAGCCGGTATGCCGGCCTGATCAAGGCCGAGGAGATCTCGAGCGAACTACAGCGCTATCCGGTCGAGGCGTTCGCTCCGCCGCACGGCGCGTTCGTGCTGCTGCTCCGCGACGGGCGGGCGATCGCGGGTGGCGCGTTCATGCGCCATGCCGACGCTGGCACCGCCGAATTCAAGCGCATTTGGGTCAGTCGCAGCCATCGGCGTCAAGGGCTTGCACGTCGTGTGCTGGTTGAACTCGAGGCGCAGGCTGTTGGTCTGCGGTACACGCGTGTATTTCTGAGCACGGGCCCCCGTCAACCCGAAGCCATCGCGCTATACCAGGCCAGTGGCTATACGCTGTTGTCGGCTCATGATTTCGGTGAGGATGAGCCGCCTGGCTACCTGTTCGAGAAAAATCTGCCGACGTTGCCAACCGACTGA
- a CDS encoding TonB-dependent receptor plug domain-containing protein: MRGKNRKDRKYGTDRPIIGVRRKVLSIAVLAATCNGAAWAQGAATPTEASDAAAVAPGAAQPDAGASNARQTGTAITVQQDTVVVTGTRTDTKASQSLTPVDVISGAQLRSTGQSNLRDALVQLSPSISRENYAGDAAVLTDALTLHGLSPDHVLVLVNGKRRHTTANIALDGGLNQGSTGVDIDMIPVGLIDHIEVLRDGAAAQYGSDAIAGVINIILKKSSHGGELQTTNGQTYAGDGFKNGESANIGLDLGGKGFLDLSAEYNRQNHTIRTGPDDYFGTFKPGHGYYNPIEGDPASTRESVGYNAGYYLGDDVELYGFGTYAHRDAQSYQNYRPPSVLPQIYPNGFVPVETVNENDFSVTTGIKGQNLFGWSWDLSTTYGGDHDVVGMRNSANTGLYAALGYTPTSFHLATVSNTQLTNNLDFSRSFQLPLLPAPVNVSWGVEQRRETYSVGAGDYASYIDGGSQALPGLAPVSASDNSRNVVGTYIDLSTHLTPKWTVDLAGRFEHYSDVGSTTNGKLSTRYDFTPAFAVRGSVSTGFRAPSLAEEYYSNVNVSPASVAGLLAANSSAAKLIGAQPLQSEKSTNYNIGFVLTPVPGLHLTLDAYQIDIRNRIVEGGTASGADAIAALEAAGLSVPSSVPASAVSASYFTNGASTRTRGIDLTGTYHTGFGRFGQVDWDLGVNINTTSVTHVATGANGKPELNAQQIAWLSTSTPKNKIIVGGTWHLDKWGVSLHETRYGSTSSEETYFSGPNAFSTTQFLHFENAARYITDVEVRYDVTKKFQIAVGANNLFNVYPSKLPYEAQLEGAQYDAFASTTGVNGGFYYARARYVF; the protein is encoded by the coding sequence ATGCGCGGGAAAAACAGGAAAGACAGGAAGTACGGGACCGATCGGCCCATCATTGGGGTTCGCAGAAAAGTGCTGTCGATTGCGGTGCTGGCCGCCACATGCAACGGCGCGGCATGGGCACAGGGCGCGGCGACGCCAACGGAAGCGAGCGATGCTGCCGCCGTCGCGCCGGGCGCCGCTCAGCCGGATGCTGGCGCGTCCAATGCGAGGCAGACCGGCACGGCCATTACCGTTCAGCAGGATACGGTGGTTGTCACGGGTACGCGCACCGATACCAAGGCAAGCCAGAGCCTGACGCCGGTGGACGTGATCAGCGGCGCCCAGTTGCGTTCCACCGGGCAAAGCAATCTGCGCGACGCGCTGGTTCAGCTGTCGCCGTCGATCTCGCGTGAGAACTACGCAGGCGATGCCGCGGTGCTGACCGACGCACTGACGCTGCACGGACTGAGTCCGGATCACGTGCTCGTGCTGGTGAATGGCAAGCGCCGCCATACCACGGCGAACATTGCACTCGACGGCGGGTTGAATCAGGGCTCGACCGGTGTCGATATCGACATGATTCCGGTCGGCTTGATCGACCACATCGAGGTGCTGCGTGATGGGGCGGCGGCGCAGTACGGATCGGACGCCATCGCGGGTGTCATCAACATCATCCTGAAGAAGAGTTCGCATGGGGGAGAACTGCAGACGACGAACGGCCAGACCTATGCGGGCGATGGCTTCAAGAACGGCGAGTCGGCCAATATCGGCCTGGACCTGGGCGGCAAAGGTTTTCTGGACCTGAGCGCGGAATACAACCGTCAGAACCATACGATCCGTACCGGGCCTGACGATTACTTTGGAACGTTTAAACCGGGGCACGGTTATTACAATCCGATCGAGGGCGATCCGGCGAGCACGCGCGAGTCGGTGGGCTACAACGCTGGGTACTACCTTGGCGACGATGTCGAGTTGTATGGCTTTGGCACGTATGCGCATCGCGACGCGCAGTCCTACCAGAACTATCGTCCGCCTTCGGTGCTGCCGCAAATCTATCCGAATGGGTTCGTGCCGGTGGAGACCGTCAACGAAAACGACTTTTCGGTGACGACGGGTATCAAGGGCCAGAATCTGTTCGGCTGGTCGTGGGATCTGAGTACAACCTACGGTGGCGATCATGACGTCGTCGGTATGCGCAACTCGGCCAACACGGGACTGTATGCTGCGCTGGGCTATACGCCGACCAGTTTCCATCTGGCCACTGTCAGCAACACGCAGTTGACGAACAACCTCGATTTCTCGCGGTCCTTCCAGCTTCCGCTGCTCCCGGCGCCGGTGAATGTGTCGTGGGGTGTCGAGCAGCGCCGCGAGACCTATTCGGTGGGAGCGGGCGATTATGCGTCTTATATCGACGGCGGCTCCCAGGCGCTGCCCGGCCTTGCTCCTGTCAGCGCGAGCGATAACTCGCGTAACGTGGTCGGCACGTATATCGACCTGTCGACCCATCTGACACCGAAATGGACGGTCGATCTGGCTGGACGTTTTGAGCATTACAGCGACGTGGGGAGTACGACGAACGGCAAGCTCTCCACGCGCTACGACTTCACGCCGGCATTTGCCGTGCGTGGCAGCGTCAGTACCGGGTTCCGTGCGCCGTCGCTGGCCGAGGAGTACTACAGCAATGTCAATGTATCGCCGGCATCCGTGGCCGGCCTGCTCGCGGCCAACTCGTCGGCGGCAAAGCTGATCGGTGCCCAGCCGCTGCAGTCGGAGAAATCGACCAACTACAACATCGGCTTCGTGCTGACGCCGGTCCCGGGCCTGCACCTCACACTCGATGCTTATCAGATCGACATCCGCAACCGGATCGTCGAAGGTGGCACGGCGTCGGGCGCGGACGCGATCGCCGCGTTGGAGGCAGCGGGGCTGTCGGTGCCGAGTTCGGTCCCGGCTTCGGCAGTATCCGCGAGCTACTTCACCAACGGTGCGAGCACGCGTACCCGCGGGATCGATCTGACCGGCACCTACCACACCGGTTTCGGCCGCTTCGGGCAGGTCGACTGGGATCTGGGCGTGAACATCAATACGACCTCGGTCACGCATGTCGCGACTGGCGCGAACGGCAAGCCGGAACTCAACGCGCAACAGATCGCCTGGCTCTCCACGTCCACGCCGAAGAACAAGATCATCGTCGGCGGCACGTGGCATCTCGACAAGTGGGGTGTGAGCCTGCACGAGACGCGCTACGGTTCCACGTCGAGCGAGGAAACCTACTTCTCCGGGCCGAACGCGTTCTCGACCACGCAGTTTCTGCATTTCGAGAACGCCGCCCGCTATATCACCGACGTCGAAGTCCGCTACGACGTGACGAAGAAGTTCCAGATCGCGGTGGGGGCCAACAATCTCTTCAACGTCTATCCGAGCAAGCTGCCTTATGAAGCGCAACTAGAAGGCGCGCAGTACGACGCATTCGCGTCGACGACCGGGGTGAACGGCGGTTTCTACTACGCGCGTGCCCGCTACGTGTTTTGA
- a CDS encoding LLM class flavin-dependent oxidoreductase, with product MSYLLSILDKSPIADGKSAHDALRFTVRLAQRAEALGYKRYWIAEHHGAPGLASSAPEIVVSHLLAHTSRIRVGSGGVMLQHYSPFKVAETFRVLASLAPGRVDLGIGKAPGGLPLTTRALQWFHDKAKKPDFAQQFAELDAFLKWGVAVDHPLAGAIALPTPPEAPERILLGASVESAVLAAQHGWQFCYAGHFNGDEANIERSLDAYRSVTGRTPLLALYAFAAPSRDEAQRQVGALRIFKLQLATGQSVNLPSPEAAAEFARQTGVNDYRLDELRPHVIAGTSDDVRRELDALHERFGIEEFVIDTPITDYAQRLASVEALGSAEQTARV from the coding sequence ATGTCCTACTTACTTTCGATTCTCGACAAGAGTCCGATCGCCGACGGAAAGAGTGCCCATGATGCGCTGCGCTTCACTGTGCGGCTCGCGCAGCGTGCGGAGGCGTTGGGGTACAAGCGTTACTGGATCGCCGAGCATCATGGCGCGCCTGGACTCGCGAGTTCCGCGCCGGAGATCGTCGTGTCGCATCTGCTCGCCCATACCTCGCGCATCCGTGTCGGTTCGGGCGGCGTGATGCTTCAGCACTACAGTCCTTTCAAGGTTGCAGAAACTTTCCGGGTGCTCGCATCGCTCGCGCCAGGACGCGTTGATCTCGGCATCGGCAAGGCGCCGGGCGGACTGCCGTTGACAACGCGCGCGCTGCAATGGTTTCACGACAAGGCGAAGAAACCGGATTTCGCGCAACAGTTTGCGGAACTCGACGCGTTCCTGAAGTGGGGCGTGGCCGTTGATCACCCGCTGGCAGGCGCGATCGCGCTACCGACGCCGCCTGAGGCGCCTGAGCGCATTCTGCTGGGCGCGAGCGTGGAGAGCGCGGTACTCGCGGCGCAGCATGGCTGGCAGTTCTGCTACGCCGGCCATTTCAACGGCGACGAAGCCAACATTGAGCGCTCGCTTGACGCCTATCGCAGCGTGACCGGCCGCACGCCGCTGCTGGCGCTCTACGCGTTCGCGGCACCTTCGCGCGACGAAGCCCAGCGGCAGGTCGGCGCACTGCGTATTTTCAAGTTGCAGCTTGCGACGGGGCAGAGCGTCAATCTCCCGAGTCCCGAAGCGGCCGCGGAATTCGCGCGACAAACCGGCGTGAACGACTATCGCCTCGACGAACTTCGCCCCCATGTCATCGCCGGCACTTCGGACGATGTACGCCGCGAACTCGACGCCTTGCACGAACGCTTCGGCATCGAGGAATTCGTGATCGACACCCCGATAACAGACTATGCGCAGCGGCTCGCTTCGGTCGAGGCGTTGGGCAGCGCGGAACAGACCGCACGCGTCTGA
- a CDS encoding ABC transporter substrate-binding protein: protein MKQNRGIRAAATGTFAALAMGVAGIALAAGTTFNLSPDQHGQVRTTPDAAAIRAVPATFPFVAKDELVIGMTVAYPPLGTYATDNRTIVGFDPDLAQLVADGLGRKLKIVPLAWEDWPLAVQSGKVDAVLSNVTVTEQRKEKFDFSTYRRDVLGFYVARSSPIKTIREPKDVAGLRVITDSGTNQEKILLAWDKENVAHGLKPAQIQYYDDIAVRDVALRSGRADAVLSVNSALAYAAAQKGEIRSVGTISGGWPIMADVAITTKKGSGLAAPLTVLLNDLIRSGKYTQVLDRWNLGSEAIDQAKTNPPGLPKT, encoded by the coding sequence ATGAAGCAAAACAGGGGAATCCGGGCAGCGGCGACTGGAACATTTGCCGCATTGGCGATGGGCGTGGCAGGCATCGCACTGGCGGCAGGTACCACCTTCAATCTGAGTCCGGATCAGCACGGTCAGGTCCGGACCACGCCTGACGCAGCAGCCATCAGGGCCGTGCCGGCCACGTTTCCGTTTGTCGCGAAGGATGAGCTGGTTATCGGCATGACCGTGGCATATCCGCCGCTCGGCACGTATGCGACCGATAACAGGACGATCGTCGGTTTCGACCCGGATCTCGCGCAACTGGTCGCGGACGGTCTTGGGCGCAAACTGAAAATCGTGCCGCTCGCATGGGAAGACTGGCCGCTCGCCGTGCAATCGGGCAAGGTCGACGCGGTTCTGTCGAACGTGACGGTCACGGAACAGCGCAAGGAGAAATTCGATTTCTCCACTTATCGGCGTGACGTGCTCGGTTTCTACGTAGCCAGATCGAGTCCGATCAAGACAATCCGTGAACCGAAAGACGTTGCCGGGCTGCGTGTCATTACCGATTCCGGAACGAATCAGGAAAAGATACTGCTCGCGTGGGACAAGGAGAATGTTGCGCACGGGCTGAAACCCGCGCAGATTCAATACTACGACGATATTGCCGTCAGGGACGTGGCACTGCGCTCGGGGCGCGCCGACGCGGTTCTGAGTGTCAACTCGGCGCTTGCCTACGCGGCAGCGCAGAAAGGCGAAATACGCTCGGTTGGCACCATTAGCGGCGGCTGGCCGATTATGGCCGATGTCGCGATTACGACGAAGAAGGGCAGTGGACTCGCTGCGCCGCTCACCGTGCTGCTGAACGACCTTATTCGCAGCGGAAAATACACTCAGGTACTCGACCGCTGGAATCTCGGTTCCGAAGCGATCGATCAGGCGAAAACGAATCCTCCTGGGCTTCCCAAGACTTGA
- a CDS encoding amino acid ABC transporter permease/ATP-binding protein, whose protein sequence is MSDTTQFAGPAHAVHAGQKAGADDGHDYAHYRIVPARHHARTAATLLAVVVVAIVLNSILGNPRWGWGVFAQWFFAEPVLSGLGRTLVLTGLGALFGFALATPLALARVSRSPLLAGCAWAFIWLFRSIPPIVLLLLLNNLGYLYETIWIGVPFTHFALLNESTTDLISPFFAAVLGLTLNHAAFSAEAIRGGILSVDHGQREAAAALGLPGGRQVRRIVLPQAMRAILPTAFNDVIGLAKGTSVVYILAMPDLFYTVQIIYHRNLEVIPLLMVATVWYLIILTVLSAIQVHIERYYARGSTREQVAVSPLAALFRRWRTARAARSETSAQSDRKHRTPVAAEAATAAAGWAQRRVGGRVGIHNVSKSFGTLKVLDNVSFSFPSGSVTVILGQSGSGKSTLLRSINHLERVDDGFIDIDDELVGYRREGRTLYELMERDILQRRRDGVGMVFQSFNLFAHLTVLDNVIEAPLAAGVPRAEAQAQARVLLARVGLTGKADAWPRQLSGGQQQRVAIARALALKPKVLLFDEPTSALDPELVNEVLDVIRQLARSGTTLIIVTHEIGFAREVADTIVFMDGGRIVESGPPARVLGDPAHPRTREFLSKVL, encoded by the coding sequence ATGAGCGACACCACCCAGTTCGCGGGTCCCGCGCACGCGGTTCATGCCGGACAGAAGGCCGGCGCCGACGACGGCCACGACTACGCGCACTACCGGATCGTGCCGGCGCGGCATCATGCGCGCACAGCCGCCACCTTGCTCGCCGTGGTCGTGGTCGCGATCGTGCTGAACTCGATACTCGGTAATCCACGCTGGGGCTGGGGTGTCTTCGCGCAGTGGTTCTTCGCCGAACCTGTGCTCTCCGGGCTTGGGCGCACGCTCGTACTGACAGGGCTCGGCGCGCTCTTCGGCTTCGCGCTCGCCACGCCGCTGGCACTCGCGCGCGTATCGCGTTCTCCGCTACTGGCGGGCTGCGCGTGGGCCTTCATCTGGCTGTTCCGCTCGATTCCCCCGATCGTGCTGCTGCTCCTGCTGAACAATCTCGGTTATCTGTACGAGACGATCTGGATCGGCGTGCCGTTCACGCACTTCGCGCTGCTGAACGAATCGACCACCGACCTGATCAGTCCGTTTTTTGCGGCCGTGCTTGGGCTCACGCTGAATCATGCCGCGTTTTCGGCCGAGGCGATCCGCGGCGGGATTCTCTCCGTCGACCACGGACAACGCGAAGCGGCCGCCGCGCTCGGCTTGCCGGGCGGTCGCCAGGTTCGCCGCATCGTGCTGCCGCAGGCCATGCGCGCGATTCTTCCGACAGCGTTCAACGACGTGATCGGGCTCGCGAAAGGCACCTCGGTTGTCTATATCCTCGCGATGCCGGACCTGTTCTACACGGTGCAAATCATCTATCACCGCAACCTCGAGGTGATTCCACTGCTGATGGTCGCGACGGTCTGGTATCTGATCATCCTGACCGTGTTGTCGGCAATCCAGGTTCACATCGAACGGTATTACGCACGTGGCTCGACGCGCGAGCAGGTGGCGGTGTCGCCACTGGCCGCGCTATTCAGGCGGTGGCGTACCGCGCGTGCCGCACGTAGCGAAACCTCGGCTCAGTCGGATCGCAAGCATCGCACGCCAGTGGCGGCAGAAGCGGCAACGGCAGCGGCAGGCTGGGCTCAACGGCGCGTCGGCGGAAGGGTAGGCATCCACAACGTGTCGAAAAGCTTCGGTACACTGAAGGTACTCGATAACGTTTCGTTCTCGTTTCCGTCGGGCAGCGTCACGGTCATTCTCGGCCAGTCAGGCTCGGGCAAGTCGACCTTGTTGCGCTCGATCAATCACCTCGAACGCGTCGACGACGGCTTTATCGATATCGACGACGAACTCGTTGGGTATCGCCGCGAAGGGCGCACGCTCTACGAGCTCATGGAGCGGGACATTCTTCAGCGCCGCCGCGACGGTGTCGGCATGGTGTTCCAGAGCTTCAACCTGTTTGCGCACCTGACGGTGCTCGACAACGTCATCGAGGCACCGCTTGCGGCAGGCGTGCCGCGTGCGGAGGCGCAAGCGCAAGCACGCGTTCTGCTCGCGCGCGTGGGACTCACCGGCAAGGCCGACGCGTGGCCACGCCAGCTATCCGGCGGCCAGCAGCAGCGCGTTGCGATCGCCCGGGCGCTAGCGCTGAAGCCGAAGGTTCTGCTGTTTGACGAACCCACCTCGGCGCTCGATCCGGAACTCGTCAACGAAGTACTGGACGTGATCCGTCAGCTTGCGCGATCCGGCACGACGCTGATCATCGTCACGCACGAGATCGGCTTCGCGCGCGAGGTCGCCGACACGATCGTGTTCATGGACGGTGGCCGCATCGTGGAGTCGGGACCGCCTGCGCGCGTGCTCGGCGACCCGGCTCACCCGCGTACCCGCGAATTTCTTTCAAAGGTGCTCTGA
- a CDS encoding LLM class flavin-dependent oxidoreductase, protein MCAVHIDHLAFLTPGNYPDDAPLAGFEQTLELFRIGEALGYDSAWVRQRHLERAVSSAATFLAAASQRTTHIGLGAAVIQMGYENPFRLAEDLATVDVLSRGRLNIGLSAGAPAHGILLGERLFDANPELIDFSHARVERLRCNLAQEWLGDEDTFVESAAGRVRPRVTPYAPGLTDRLWYGGGSRHSIEWAGRNGFNLLIGNITTGEGTDDYRDAQSRQLDLFRSHWSKARAPRIALGRVIVPIDSADARTRQRYREFAEGRHARTLTPHGERRTLFVPDLVGTADEIVSRLLEDPVVGQVRELRLELPYDLPFENYQQILEDVVTRVAPELGWRPEAAREPAAA, encoded by the coding sequence ATGTGTGCCGTCCACATTGATCATCTTGCTTTCCTGACGCCCGGCAACTATCCGGATGATGCGCCACTTGCGGGTTTCGAGCAGACGCTCGAACTCTTTCGTATCGGTGAGGCACTCGGCTATGACAGTGCGTGGGTGCGCCAGCGCCACCTCGAGCGAGCGGTGTCGTCCGCCGCGACCTTCCTCGCGGCAGCGAGCCAGCGTACGACGCATATCGGACTCGGCGCGGCCGTGATCCAGATGGGTTACGAGAACCCGTTTCGTCTCGCCGAGGATCTCGCGACCGTCGATGTGCTGTCTCGCGGCCGCCTGAACATCGGCCTGAGCGCGGGCGCCCCCGCGCACGGCATTCTGCTCGGCGAGCGGCTCTTCGACGCTAATCCTGAACTGATCGATTTTTCGCATGCGCGTGTGGAGCGTCTGCGCTGTAATCTCGCGCAAGAGTGGCTGGGCGATGAGGACACGTTCGTCGAATCGGCGGCGGGTCGCGTGCGGCCTCGTGTGACACCGTATGCGCCTGGCTTGACCGATCGGCTCTGGTACGGCGGCGGTTCGAGGCATTCGATCGAATGGGCCGGCCGCAACGGTTTCAATCTGCTGATCGGCAACATCACGACGGGCGAGGGCACCGACGACTATCGCGACGCGCAATCACGCCAGCTCGATCTGTTCCGGTCGCATTGGAGCAAAGCGCGGGCACCGCGTATTGCACTGGGCCGTGTGATCGTGCCGATCGACAGCGCCGACGCCCGCACGCGGCAGCGCTATCGCGAGTTCGCCGAAGGGCGCCACGCGCGCACGCTGACGCCGCATGGCGAGCGGCGCACGCTGTTTGTGCCCGATCTGGTCGGTACGGCTGACGAGATCGTCAGCCGCTTGCTTGAGGATCCGGTCGTCGGGCAGGTCCGCGAACTGCGCCTCGAACTGCCGTACGACCTGCCGTTCGAAAACTATCAGCAGATTCTAGAAGATGTCGTCACGCGCGTCGCACCCGAATTGGGCTGGCGGCCCGAAGCCGCGCGCGAGCCCGCGGCCGCCTAG
- a CDS encoding DUF3088 domain-containing protein, whose product MSRDLLLLLEPGFTDPAHPSERFVCPHGVAIEGLLASDSERAAQLDVKRVPFLRPRQEVVAALDEAHQGLPVLVLGDGHPIPDDAQTLGDKRFVTDTRRILALLAERHGFPKLH is encoded by the coding sequence ATGAGCCGAGATTTGCTGTTGTTGCTGGAACCAGGTTTCACCGATCCCGCTCATCCCAGCGAGCGCTTTGTGTGTCCGCACGGCGTGGCGATCGAAGGGCTGCTCGCGAGCGACTCCGAACGGGCCGCGCAACTCGATGTGAAGCGCGTGCCGTTCTTGCGGCCAAGACAGGAGGTGGTCGCTGCACTCGACGAAGCGCATCAAGGTTTGCCGGTACTCGTACTAGGCGATGGGCATCCGATACCCGACGACGCGCAGACACTAGGCGACAAGCGCTTTGTCACCGATACCAGGCGGATTCTTGCGCTGCTGGCCGAGCGGCACGGCTTCCCGAAGCTTCATTGA
- a CDS encoding ABC transporter substrate-binding protein — translation MTKRRTFLSNLAALATVPIAWSAGLARAATQSYDFSPQQQGRAHAPKDPDALRLIAGYRFVTPGVLTVAVAPFATPIATYATDARSIVGSDPDYAQLVADALGLRLQLVPVAWPDWPLGLVSGRYDAVISNVGVTEKRKQKFDFTTYRLGLHGFYVRDDSSIKSISEPRDIAGLRIITGSGAIQERILLEWNRRNVAQGLKEATLQYYDDGASERLALLSGRADAIFNPHAPLAYEAATQGQIRQVGTVNAGWPFKADVAIATRKGSGLAQALTSATNGLIRGGQYRAALARWGLQSEALAHSETNPPGFPDA, via the coding sequence ATGACGAAACGCCGGACGTTCCTGAGCAACCTGGCCGCGCTGGCTACCGTGCCGATCGCATGGTCCGCCGGGCTCGCACGGGCGGCCACGCAGTCTTACGATTTCAGCCCGCAGCAGCAAGGTCGTGCGCATGCGCCGAAAGATCCCGACGCGCTGCGGCTGATCGCGGGTTATCGCTTCGTCACGCCCGGCGTGCTCACGGTGGCAGTTGCGCCATTCGCTACGCCGATCGCCACGTACGCGACCGATGCCCGCAGCATCGTCGGTTCCGATCCCGACTACGCGCAACTGGTCGCCGACGCCCTCGGCCTGCGACTGCAACTCGTGCCGGTCGCGTGGCCGGACTGGCCGCTCGGTCTCGTCTCGGGGCGCTACGATGCGGTGATTTCGAACGTCGGCGTGACGGAGAAGCGCAAACAGAAGTTCGACTTCACGACGTACAGGCTGGGTTTGCATGGTTTCTATGTGCGGGACGACAGTTCCATCAAGTCGATCAGTGAGCCGCGGGATATCGCGGGGCTGCGGATCATTACAGGCTCGGGTGCGATCCAGGAGCGCATTCTGCTCGAATGGAACCGGCGCAACGTAGCGCAGGGGCTGAAGGAAGCCACATTGCAGTACTACGACGACGGCGCCTCCGAGCGCCTTGCGCTGCTATCGGGTCGCGCGGATGCGATTTTCAATCCGCACGCGCCGCTCGCCTATGAGGCCGCGACGCAGGGGCAAATCCGTCAGGTGGGTACGGTCAACGCCGGCTGGCCGTTCAAGGCCGATGTCGCCATCGCGACCCGCAAGGGCAGCGGCCTGGCCCAGGCGCTGACCAGCGCGACGAATGGGTTGATCCGTGGCGGGCAATATCGTGCCGCGCTTGCCCGCTGGGGACTGCAATCGGAAGCATTGGCGCACTCGGAAACCAACCCACCCGGCTTTCCGGATGCCTGA